Sequence from the Anolis sagrei isolate rAnoSag1 chromosome 8, rAnoSag1.mat, whole genome shotgun sequence genome:
aggacctcattccaccctttgagcCGGGTATCGACATAGTCCTGCTCATTGGatccaactgccccagcttgatgagcatccgagctgaaaagagaggtcctcctggtgcacctttggcacagaagactccattaggatggaccatacagggacctGTATGTGTCGACAAAATGCATCCTCCAtcttctctgtgtccagatcagccaaacaccctcagctgtggcagagtcaccctcatgcagagttgcctcagccacatttctgtttgctgccaaggagtttcatctgaGTTTTCATCCATCTGCGATGTATCCCAGGACGACGAGAACACTGCGCTCTCCCGAGATGAACAAGagttcctgaacatcatgaactccgaggtcactctcagcgaggaagggaattggatcgcccctttgcccttcaaagcagaccggcctaccctgcctcccaacagacaggtagCAAAGAAGAGACTGCCGTCTTTGAGACGCAAGATACAGCGTGATCCCAAGACCAAACAGCAAATCGTTCAGGCTCAAGATTTACACCATCTGAGCATCCCACGCCAACTCACGGCCAGGAGCCCTTTACAGAGCTTGCACACCGAACTCCATGTCTTTTGCGACGCTTTGGAGAAAGCTATCACAGCTGTGGCTTATGCCAGACAAAAAGGCTCTAGTTCTTGCTCTTTGGGTTTTGTTAGGGCCAGGGCCGAGATTGCTCCATCTGATGCCACCATCCCTAAGTTAAAAGTGCCCCCAGATAGGACCCCAGTGTCAATAGGTATTTGAGTACAGAAAAGGTTTCATGATTGTTTAATGTACTGCATGCGTCTCACATGGGGGGTGTGTGGGAACGTATGATTGGTTTGTATAGAAAGACTTTAAATGctatgtttctaaagtataagaATTTGACTCACGATGTTTTGGTCCGTTTattatagtgtagatttctcatcattgagaaatctaggccaggagtgttctggaacagctgttccaggagctccagatgtatttgctgtgtttaaatgtttgtgtgcaatcccatgcttgggattttgcagcagggggtttcctgttataatttgcatttatagggtaagccacctgccagttatagttaggttccctgatcccgccccttgttgagttttggagggaaaaaagccattttgagttagttctcacagagaagcctttcacacaggacatagaacgaagtggctcctgtagaaaagcttcgtcttttacagcttggccggggttatacagccctacggcttggccaggagacatacagccacagcttggctgaggaactCCAGCCGGCCAttacagcaacctgaactccttctttttccctggaggtctacaaagctctgttgaggcaagggtcactcgcggaagccagacgcagttggtaccgggtgcaggggctccacgtcaacagaggcaagtacagactgcccagattagaagctaggatttccccatcggttagttacagttaagaagacagtgcctgttcctagtggacaagattgaaagagcttatagactgtaaagaaaaccgttaaagtacctgtttgttcctgtttgttccttaataaaagaactttgttggacttactttaagcattctaaagactctgtttgggggaatctaagggcctttattctgaggcagccccggcgtcccgttgggcacagagaatttatgtcctgtgtacagtctaatgtacaggcccagcgtgcgacagcacaatattaatgcagagaatgacatagggacACTGGTTCAAAATGTAGTTGCCCAAgggaatgttcctacagggtataggaaTGATAGTTTACTCCGTGAACCAGAAAGCTCCTAGGAATTtgggtttgaaaacaacttggcacctggagaaactaatgagcagatagataataagcacataaaccagtggttctcaacctggggtccccagatgtttttggcctacaacccagaaatcccagccagttgaccagctgttaggatttctgggagttgaaggtcaaaagcagctggggaccccaggttgagaaccactgatatagacagacggctggaaattagccaaaacagacagctcggcCAAGGCCTTCACCATTCTGCCAGGATTCGAGAGACAAGGGTGAGAGGCTATCAAGCAAaacgaaaccagtttctgggtgcTTGGAATAGCCTAACGGAGGGATATAAAGTTCCCGCCatggaaaatatagtcagatgaagcatcgtttcagaatcCTGCTAAGTCCTTGTTCTTGTCCCATGGAagtcttgcttggaagattcatgttaaggatttcttgtttatgGTTGGACTCTTGGTCTCTTGTGATTATATACTCATGCTGTGGATTAatgttttcctggttctttggatgttattacaaaagtctggattttgcttttgaactttgctgaaccctaccttggaatactttgttcctgcttatctttctacctagtTGGACTTATCTATTTTCTTAAAGCATATTTTGAccttgctgtttttacttatcttcaataaaaaaaggattgttttcctactcaatgtgtggtgttttaGAGTCAGAGGGTTAGAGTCAGAGGGTCCAGTAAATACAGAGAAATTTTCAGTGGAAGAATGTGGGAGAATGTCTTTGTTGTGGCACCCAGGCAGTGCCATGCGCTTCCCTTAGAAGCCCGCCTGGTGCCGACATTGGCTTCATTGTGGGACCAAGTTaaaacttataataataataataataataataataataataacttggtgTCTTTATTCAGTCTCTACATGTACATAGCTTTACATTGTCTTCAACTATTTCAACTGATTACAATCCCTTGCCTTAGTGTGCCACATTTGTATTTTTAGTGTCTTTTACACTGTTCTAAATGGGTGAAATCAATTATGCTCCAAAATTCTTAGAATGTAGGGCTGGAAGGATGAAAACATGAGGATGAGGAGACATATGGTGCAATCACATCTTTGTTTTCATGCCTTCAGAGTATCTCTGTTTCAAAGGCATAGCAAGGAACAATGTCTCAGCCATGCGGTAGGCCGAAACCCGTCAGACAGGTTGATGGGCAGGGCAGAAGGAGTCCTTCCTACAAAACAACCATGCCATTTCAGAGTTGCTTCCAAGGCAATACATTTCTGATAGCGCTTCCCTGTTTGAAACAAAGGAATCATGTGCACATGAGTGAGGTAACAACAGGACTTCTCTTTGTTTAGTCCGTATGTGGGAAACAAGATGATGAGATGGCAGAAGGTCTTTGGCAACACAAAAAAATATCAAGCCTTTTTCAATAAcagtatataacaaaatttgggaaaaaatatattcctggtttgaaagtgttattcctgttttattgtgcagtacttactttgaaaataattgTCATATatcactttgtttttgtggctgccacaaactatgttgcattggttgaggctcgatgagatagtcattgaaaaacaatagcaaaatgtgctgcaggatgtcccctcccacagaaacaaagttttggctgtttaataaatattttccatgcttttatgataaggaaatgacatttataacccaggaacaaaaatcgtgttacgtaATATAATGAAAACAATTGCTGAAAACAAAACAGTGATTGGGGAACTAAATTTGTCCCTTAGGTTTTGACATAAGATTTTACATGGTTTTAATGTCATGGATCTTCAAAAACAATTAGCAAGGAACAGCATCCCTTTTCCTTTAATAAaagacatcacacacacacacatatatatacatacagtagactcttgtttatccgacataaatgggcaGAATATCGGATAAACTAAAACATCAGATAACATCCTACTTTTACTCATCTGATGTgacactagacacctagaatactaaccgCAGGGTCTCAAAggattaaggcaaggcaatgccttggGGGTAGAGTGGCCCAGCAGAAAGAATCCAGAAGCAGAAGAGGAGTGTGGATatcagagagggaaggagggaggagagagcactagataagatggaatgtcggataggCGGAGGTTGGATAATCGAGactctactctctctctctctctctctctctatacacacacacatatatacacacacacacatacatatatactctctctctcacacacacacacacacacacacatgaattgCTGGAACTGGTGCGTTTCCAGGAATGCTTATTATAGGAACGTTTTTCAGGAAAGATACTCTTCCATAAGGGACTTGAAATTCAATCTCAATACATTGGTATGTAACTTCTCAACAAGATGCGAAAAAATTATTTTGGGGCGACACTCTGAAATGTTGCCCAGAGAACCCTACAATAGGGACACATTGAGTTAAGTCAACCTAAAGGCATATAACAACTGCAAAATTACAACAGCTGCTCAGGGCAGTACCAGAAGACCCCATTTTAGAGTTACCTGGTCACATTGCAGAGGAAGCACAAACCTCTTGCAGGACGGGATGGCGGTGAGTCTCACATTGCTCTCAAACTGACTGTCTAAGTTCTTCAAATAGAACATCTGGTACAAGCTGTTGTCTGTATAGCAGATGATGTCCACAACTACATGGTCATCTTCCTCATAGGCATTCACATGGTGGAAGAGGACCATGGCGTCTGTGTAATATTTGGTGGATATGACTTTTTTTGTTCTCCTGTCGATGAGGTGGATCCAGGTCTGGAGAATGGGTAAAAAAACAACTATTggttaggaaataataataataataataataatacttatacaCTACTCCTTAATAATCTAGATCCATGTTTATTTTAGGTCTCGCGACCCACCAGTGGCCCACAgtccacaggttggaaaccactgctttgtATGGATAGTAAAATTGCATTTCCCTGTTTCAGACACTGCGTGTGTCCAAAGACTAGGTTGATAAGACATGGAGCTGTCACATACCACTGAAGTTTATTGCACATAAGGCTTCATTGGAAATGGATGTGCTaatagcagatttttttttatcgtggCAGAAGCACATTggagccacttctggtgtgagagaattggccgtttgcaaggacgttgtccaggggacacctggatgtgttaccatcctgtgggaggtttctctcatgtccccgcatgggaagctggggctggcagatgggagctcaccccgtctcatggatctgaaccgccaaccttcaggtcttcaggtccgcaattcagccagcacaagggtttaacccattgtgccaccacgacTCAATAAGAAGCAAATACTATAGGCAGCAGGAAAAAATTCAGTACTGGGTCATTCCACATACAAAAAAGGCGGTCTATTTACCTTGTCATCCTTATGGAAGGTGAGGCAAGAGGCCCAGTTCACCCCTCTGATATAGGCAGTTGCCATCTTGAGTATATCCAGCTTGAATGGCTGTTCCACGAAGATGATATAGTTTTCGGACATGCCAAAGCTGTGATAATAGCTGGGATGCAAGAGAGAGCGGGAGGGGATGGCACACAGCACTTCTAGGTGTTTCAGGCaagacttctttttcttcttttcactgACTAcattaaaaaagggggggaaacacatctgttagcagttcaaaaacatataatgtgagtagatcaataggtaccacctcatcGGGAAGGAAAAAGGCACCCTGCAGTTATGCTGGCAAAACACGACCAGGAGGGCCGACGGATCTCAAGCTCCTTGGCACAGaaaatagaacaagagcacctcctcatggccagagttaagcattgcctccagatgccagagatggaaagggaaatctttgcctttgtttgtgtattgtatgtcattgttcactgtacaaaaggcgttgaatgtttgcctatatatgtgtatactgtagaccgctctgagtcccctcggggagatagagcagaatgtaaataataaagtatattattattgttgttgttgttgttgttgttttctgcagTATTGGGTTTCACTTTTCGTCACCAGTCTTCTCAATTTGATCAACTAGCAATCATAGAAGGTCCCATCATCCCCTCAGTCAGTGTGACCAATGGGAGTTAGAGACCAACACATCTATAATGTTCCTGGTTTTAGGtggtgtcctggaaccaaaacccagTGGATATCAAAGACCCAATATGGTATATGTGGCTGACATCCTATTGGAGACTgcatgggtcatccaatccaaacccctgtcatgtaggaaagcacaaagtacccctggcagatggccatccagcccctgtttaaaaacctccaaagaaggagctttcggGAACCCTACCTGGCACTGTAGAAGGTATCTTGAAGATCACATATTTTGTCTTTCCCTTGTCCACAATGGAGGTCCCCATGTTAAGAACATTTCCAGCACTGTCGTAATGGGGATGGGATGTTGCCAGGTTGATGGCTACATACTTTGTGTAGTCAACCTACGTTGACACAGAACACAGGATGATcgcaaacattttaaaactgcattatgacactacgtaacaaaatttctgttcctggtttgaaagtgttatttcctatttaattgtgtgacagttactttgaaagtagttatattccagaaaccCTGTTTTTGTGGATGTCGCAAACTAGGTGGAATTGGACAAGgttcgatgagatattcattgaaaaactagagcataatatgctgcaggatgttgtgtgcccccctcccccccactgaAACAAGTTTTTGAAATTTAATGaactagaatgcctctagaacatggccatatagcccgaaaaaactacaacaacccaatttaatgaacgttttctatgtttttatgatagaacaattacgaaattatatttataacccTGGAACAAaatttgtgttacatagtgttgttgttgttgttgctcccaTCAACCCATTCATATCCTGTCTTTCTTCTGAAGTATGACTCAAATACTgcttataaaaattaaaacaaatatagaAAAAACTGCATGCAAAGACAGCAGTATGAGCATATAAAAATAATGATTAAAATGCTATTAAAATTATAgatttaaatatatatgaatgtgAATATAGTAATGTGAATATATTAAAATGGCAAAGGATAAGTCAATAAAGCACTACATTATGAAAAGGCCTTTCAGTCGTTCCCAAAAGAATCATCTGCCAACAAGGCAGGACACTTTAAGAATCCCTCCAGATCCATCAGCCTTTGGGGCAAAATGTGCACAAGAGGAAGAAAACACATGGAAAGAATATGGATAGTTTTGTGCCCTACAGAAACTTTATGGCAACATAGGCCAGCAAAACTTTTATACAAAACTAACAATAAGCACTTATAAAATGAAACAATTTGGACATGTAATCTTTCactaagtaaacaaaaacaaagacggcaaggacctaacagaagctgaagagatcagcCAGCACAAGGTTGGCAAGACTACAAAGAAGACCTGTATAGGAAAGATAATAacatcgaggatagctttgatgatgtggtgagtgaattagaaccagacatcctgaggagtgaggttgaatgggccttaagaagcattgctaataacaagtggctgagggggaaaagaaagggcctgaggtcaggaattgtgggagttgaagtccaaaacacctagagagctTCTAGATGCTCGAGAGGCatctgctgtttaccttgcctgttgtaagcaGGCAGATTCAGCTAGTTTCAAGCTTTATTGGACTTTACTGCAGACATGTTGATGAAAAAAGATGCTGAAGGTCTATGTCTCTTCATTCTTCCTTTaccattttttttcattctgatGCTGGTAAAAGATACTGGTATTTTTTTGGATTCCAGTAATGAAACTTCACATCATAGCATCAGaagatttctctctttcacaaATGAGAGGTGATTCTAAATTTTGGTCATCCATGCTTACCTTTTCCAGTGTTTCCAGGGTTTGTGGGTTGATCTTCCTAATGAAGTTGACCTCACTTGTAGCGTAGAAGTCTTCCCCATTTCTCATTATGTTGATGAGGCAGTTGTCTGTGAACTCAGGGATTGTGTGGGACAGATAGCAGAAGGCCCTGTGATTTGAAGACAGGAAATTGTACTACAGGGATAATCTTTCCTTCCAGGGTACAGTTTGAAGAACTGAGAAACAAGCTCAAGAGGAAACAATTCACCCAAAGATGTATGTCATTTGATGGCACAACACTTGCTGTGTgatagattacactatgtaacaacattcgaatttttttttgttcctggtttgaaagtgttatttcctttttcattgtgcaatacttactttgaaaatagttataatactccataaactttgtttttgtggcttccacaaattatgttgaattcaCTGTGACTCTATGAgctatttattgaaaaactatttatttatttgtttgtttgtttgtttgtttacggcatttatatgctgcccttctcaccccgaaggggactcagagcggcttacaagtaaaaagtaaatgcaatatattatattattaccatagcacaatattaatattatatattacattgaactataacattatattgtaatattattagtaatattacatttaatataaatatataattataatatcatattattagtagtagtattaataatTAATGCCTTCAGTATTAGTATTAATAATTAATgcactatagcaaaatgtgctgcaggatgtcccacaaaaacaaagtttttgtagtatAATCaacttttttccatgttttatgatagaaacaatttataacccaggaacaaaaatcgtgttacatagtgctatTCACATAACAGCCAGACTGCAATCATCAGGTGCTGAGACACCACATTTAAACGGAGCCTATTTGGCAGATAAGATACGTCTGAGTTGTTTGTACAGTTTGTTATTGGAGGGTTATAAGTGTGTTTCGACATTATGGGTAACTTCAGGTTACATTTTCGAGGCTGGACTTTCAAACCTATGTTTCACTACTCAtaacaatgaatataggaaagtaAGCAACACATGGATATTGAGGAGTACCAGTTGTATAAATTCAACAATACTCCATCTATTTGTACATTATTGGTACTAATAGGAGCTAGTGTGGTTCAGTGGTTTGAGGGCTggacttttttttcatgttaggagcgacttgagaaactgcaagtttcttcgggtgtgagagaatgggccatctgcaaggatattgcccaggggacacctggatgttttgatgttttaccattcttgtaggAGAcccctctcatgtccctgcatgaagagccagagctgacagagggagttcatctgcactcttgccggattcgaacctccgacctatgggtcttcagtcctgccggcacaacggtttaacccaggggtcctcaaactttttgaaccgggggccagttcactgtccctcagactgttggagggccggactatagtttacacgggaatattgtgaaacatttgttttatatattgtgaaacatttatttctaattacaaataaatgaaaatttggcttcaagcatgtcgtagcatgggtaacaggtttactataacagcaggaacccatgaatatgtttgCTGATCAGCCAATTGTCCAAACTTTTTGGccaatagtttgtggcagccacacagtttctggatgagaactactactttcaaagtaagggccgcacaattaaacagaaaataacactttcaaaccaggaacagatttctgttctacaatttaatattacgtttatttatacaccactttttgtctccacaaggagactgtgggctcttccagacgccctatatctcaggatctgatcccaggttttctgctttaaactggattatatgagtctgcactgccaaataatctgggataaacagaaaacctaggatcagatcctgggatatagggcctgtctgaaagggcccttccaaacagccatataacccagaatatcaagcagataatccacaatatctgctttgaactgcattatcagagtccatgtaagccagttaagtgtggattttatacagctgtgtggaaggggccaaaacaGCTTACacttcaatacaattttaaatctacaaatatatgaaacattacaatagaattaaacattattactattctttaaagcaggcatggggcagtttggccctccttgtgttttggacttcaactcccacaattcctaacagccagtagtgggagctgaagtccaaaacacaaggagggcccaagccggcccatgcctgctttaaacatTCAATGGAAAGCTATCAAATCACATTCACAGCTGAATAGGGAAaagagaccctgacatttgggaattgcagttctgaGGATTTAGAGTTCatcagccatcaaagagcattctgagctcctccaaaatggatctgaaccaaacttggcatacagaactcccatgaacaacagaacatactggagggggggagagagagacattattattattattattattattattattattattattattaaactcagttggaagggacccccaaaggccatttagtccagccccttctttctgccaggcaggaagatagcattagtatattattattattattattattattattagactcatacaattggaagggacccccaaaggtcatctagtccagccccttccttctgccaggtaggaagatagaattactgcaggagcaataacaacaacaacaacagtctccTGAAGTAAACTGAAGGGCAttggacttgagttttggagttgtggtttacctacatccagagagcactgtgaacccaaacaatgatgggtctttaccaaatttggcacaaaatccTGATATGCTGCAAATGGAATACTGGCCTTGGTGTGGCCCCTTggccctcctgctgctgctgctgctgagggcGAGGATGAGGAGGCGGAGCTGAatctgaatggagggagggagcggccaagtgccgaaggaaagaaggaaggaatggaaaagccaggaaaggggaaggggggggagggatcaaggcagaaagaaggaaggatggaaggagagaaggatataaggaaggaaggaaaggggaaagaaaggcaaaaggagggaaggaaggatgaaaggcaggcaggcaggcaagcagatcgGGGCCTTCCTGCCCCCACCCCCCAGCCCCCAGATGCTCCATCTCCGTCTCCCGTCCGGGGGCAATAGGAGCAGCAAGAGGAGAGTGGCTGGCTAGGAGCGTGGAGAAAAGAGACAGATGTACCTCCCGCTGCCTGCCAACCTTGCAGCCCCAGCCATGGTGCACCAGCCTCATACACCCTGGAGCTCTACAGGTGGAGATGGAGCATCCAGGGGCTGGAGGGGGGGCAGGAAGGCCCTGATCTGCTTGCCTGCCTTCTCGCTCCCTCCATTCAGACCCGGCACTCACACCGCCCGCGCCTccgcctccctcttccttcccagccCCCGAGCGggagaggaggagcagcagccaggctgctattgCTTCAGCCGCCCCTGCC
This genomic interval carries:
- the BCO1 gene encoding beta,beta-carotene 15,15'-dioxygenase isoform X3, translated to MEGILLRNGPGMHSIGESKYNHWFDGMALLHSFTIKNGEVFYRSKYLRSDTYNCNIEANRIVVSEFGTMAYPDPCKNIFAKAFCYLSHTIPEFTDNCLINIMRNGEDFYATSEVNFIRKINPQTLETLEKVDYTKYVAINLATSHPHYDSAGNVLNMGTSIVDKGKTKYVIFKIPSTVPVSEKKKKKSCLKHLEVLCAIPSRSLLHPSYYHSFGMSENYIIFVEQPFKLDILKMATAYIRGVNWASCLTFHKDDKTWIHLIDRRTKKVISTKYYTDAMVLFHHVNAYEEDDHVVVDIICYTDNSLYQMFYLKNLDSQFESNVRLTAIPSCKRFVLPLQCDQDSEVGSNLVKLPSTTATALKEKDGSICCQPEILCEGIELPRINYDYNGKKYRYIFATEVKWSPVPTQIVKFDVLTKQRLHWQEEHCWPAEPVFVPSPNAKEEDDGIILSPIVTSEPQKLPFLLILDAKTFKEIARAVVDVKLHLDLHGCFIPQKDLKTEHEGDLDREEE
- the BCO1 gene encoding beta,beta-carotene 15,15'-dioxygenase isoform X2; amino-acid sequence: MEHLGAGGWGQEGPDLLACLPAFHPSFPPFAFLSPFLPSLYPSLLPSFLLSALIPPPPSPFLAFPFLPSFLRHLAAPSLHSDSAPPPHPRPQQQQQQEGQGATPRAFCYLSHTIPEFTDNCLINIMRNGEDFYATSEVNFIRKINPQTLETLEKVDYTKYVAINLATSHPHYDSAGNVLNMGTSIVDKGKTKYVIFKIPSTVPVSEKKKKKSCLKHLEVLCAIPSRSLLHPSYYHSFGMSENYIIFVEQPFKLDILKMATAYIRGVNWASCLTFHKDDKTWIHLIDRRTKKVISTKYYTDAMVLFHHVNAYEEDDHVVVDIICYTDNSLYQMFYLKNLDSQFESNVRLTAIPSCKRFVLPLQCDQDSEVGSNLVKLPSTTATALKEKDGSICCQPEILCEGIELPRINYDYNGKKYRYIFATEVKWSPVPTQIVKFDVLTKQRLHWQEEHCWPAEPVFVPSPNAKEEDDGIILSPIVTSEPQKLPFLLILDAKTFKEIARAVVDVKLHLDLHGCFIPQKDLKTEHEGDLDREEE
- the BCO1 gene encoding beta,beta-carotene 15,15'-dioxygenase isoform X4: MAGAARLAGSGRAFCYLSHTIPEFTDNCLINIMRNGEDFYATSEVNFIRKINPQTLETLEKVDYTKYVAINLATSHPHYDSAGNVLNMGTSIVDKGKTKYVIFKIPSTVPVSEKKKKKSCLKHLEVLCAIPSRSLLHPSYYHSFGMSENYIIFVEQPFKLDILKMATAYIRGVNWASCLTFHKDDKTWIHLIDRRTKKVISTKYYTDAMVLFHHVNAYEEDDHVVVDIICYTDNSLYQMFYLKNLDSQFESNVRLTAIPSCKRFVLPLQCDQDSEVGSNLVKLPSTTATALKEKDGSICCQPEILCEGIELPRINYDYNGKKYRYIFATEVKWSPVPTQIVKFDVLTKQRLHWQEEHCWPAEPVFVPSPNAKEEDDGIILSPIVTSEPQKLPFLLILDAKTFKEIARAVVDVKLHLDLHGCFIPQKDLKTEHEGDLDREEE